One Luteibacter sp. 9135 DNA segment encodes these proteins:
- the yjgA gene encoding ribosome biogenesis factor YjgA, protein MRTHDDRPKPDAEDEEDFGPSRSELRRNALDMLKLAGQLMDLPPSRIPKLKLPEDIVEEIGRTRKITAHIARKRQLAYLAKQMRRHGDEAFVDARAALGEDRDRQRQEAAHMHRLEAAREKLLTGGDEALGELFDTHPHLDRQHVRSIVRQARSEREANKPLHAFREIYRLLKELEASSEDDSAE, encoded by the coding sequence ATGAGGACCCATGACGATCGTCCGAAGCCGGACGCGGAAGACGAAGAAGATTTCGGTCCGAGCCGCAGCGAGCTCCGCCGCAACGCGCTCGACATGCTGAAGCTGGCCGGCCAGCTGATGGACCTGCCGCCCAGCCGCATTCCCAAGCTGAAGCTGCCCGAAGACATCGTCGAAGAGATCGGCCGCACGCGGAAGATCACCGCGCACATCGCGCGCAAGCGGCAGCTGGCCTATCTGGCGAAGCAGATGCGCCGCCACGGCGACGAGGCGTTCGTCGACGCACGCGCCGCCCTGGGCGAGGACCGTGACCGGCAGCGCCAGGAAGCGGCTCACATGCATCGGTTGGAGGCGGCCCGCGAGAAACTGCTTACCGGTGGCGACGAGGCCCTGGGCGAGCTGTTCGACACGCATCCCCACCTCGACCGTCAGCACGTGCGTTCCATCGTCCGGCAGGCGCGCAGCGAACGCGAGGCGAACAAGCCGCTGCATGCGTTCCGTGAGATCTACCGCCTGCTGAAGGAACTGGAAGCGTCTTCCGAGGACGACTCTGCCGAGTGA
- a CDS encoding DUF1653 domain-containing protein produces the protein MSIRVGYYRHFKGMPYRVLGTARHSETMEELVVYQALYGEHGLWVRPAAMFAETVQHEGRDQPRFAFERDATAPLTSQETPA, from the coding sequence ATGAGCATCCGTGTCGGCTATTACCGTCACTTCAAGGGCATGCCCTACCGCGTGCTGGGCACTGCCCGGCACAGCGAGACGATGGAAGAACTGGTCGTCTATCAGGCCCTCTATGGCGAGCACGGCCTGTGGGTACGCCCGGCTGCCATGTTCGCCGAAACGGTGCAGCATGAAGGGCGCGACCAACCCCGCTTCGCCTTCGAACGCGATGCCACCGCTCCGCTCACCAGCCAGGAGACACCGGCATGA
- the pmbA gene encoding metalloprotease PmbA: MSLVLTRDSSQQDLDRLATLAEDTIRRARAAGATQAEVSASIDVGLNVNVRLGEVETVEHTRDRGFSLTVYVGQRKGSASTADLQPESIQATIDQACAIARFTEEDPASGLAEAGRMATVFPDLDLWHPWDLDVDAAIALGQAVEDGGRSVPGITNSDGSSVNTGQSLSVYANSHGFVGRERGTRHSLSVALIAGEDDGMQRDYWYDSARRAQDFTDPAEIGRKAAERTLSRLNARRLGTRQAPVLFAPEVARGLLGHLLGAVSGGSLYRRSSFLLDHAGKQILPSWFRIDEKPLIPRGLASSVFDAEGVATVDSSLVVDGVLQRYILGSYSARKLGLQSTGNAGGVHNLVVATGGDDFAGMLRKLGTGLLVTEVMGQGVSIVTGDYSRGASGFWVENGEIAYPVEEITIAANLRDMYANLVAVGADVDRRSHVLTGSWLVETMTIAGE, from the coding sequence GTGAGCCTCGTTTTGACACGCGACAGCAGCCAGCAGGACCTCGACCGCCTCGCCACCCTGGCCGAGGACACCATCCGACGCGCCCGCGCCGCCGGTGCCACCCAGGCGGAGGTGTCCGCCAGCATCGACGTAGGCCTCAACGTCAACGTTCGCCTGGGCGAGGTGGAGACCGTCGAGCACACGCGCGACCGCGGGTTTTCGCTCACCGTCTACGTCGGGCAGCGCAAGGGCTCGGCCAGCACGGCCGACCTCCAGCCCGAATCGATCCAGGCCACGATCGACCAGGCGTGCGCCATCGCCCGGTTCACCGAGGAAGACCCGGCCTCGGGCCTGGCTGAGGCCGGACGCATGGCCACGGTGTTTCCTGATCTCGATCTGTGGCACCCCTGGGATCTGGACGTCGATGCGGCCATCGCCCTGGGCCAGGCCGTCGAGGATGGCGGCCGCAGCGTGCCCGGCATCACCAATTCCGACGGTTCCAGCGTCAATACCGGGCAGAGCCTGTCCGTCTACGCCAACTCGCATGGCTTCGTCGGGCGCGAACGCGGCACCCGCCATTCGTTGTCGGTCGCGTTGATCGCGGGCGAAGACGATGGCATGCAGCGCGACTACTGGTACGACAGTGCCCGGCGCGCGCAGGACTTCACCGATCCCGCCGAGATCGGTCGCAAGGCGGCGGAGCGGACGCTTTCGCGGTTGAACGCGCGTCGCCTGGGTACCCGGCAGGCGCCGGTGCTGTTCGCTCCGGAAGTGGCGCGCGGCTTGCTGGGTCACCTGCTGGGTGCCGTCAGCGGCGGCTCGCTGTATCGCCGGTCCAGCTTCCTGCTCGACCATGCGGGCAAGCAGATCCTGCCGTCCTGGTTCCGCATCGATGAGAAACCGCTCATTCCCCGCGGGCTGGCGTCGTCGGTATTCGATGCCGAAGGCGTGGCCACCGTCGATTCGTCGCTGGTCGTGGACGGCGTGCTCCAGCGTTACATCCTGGGCAGTTACTCGGCACGCAAGCTCGGCCTGCAATCCACCGGCAATGCCGGCGGTGTGCACAACCTCGTGGTCGCCACCGGTGGCGACGACTTCGCGGGCATGCTGCGCAAGCTCGGCACCGGGCTGCTCGTCACCGAGGTGATGGGGCAGGGCGTGTCGATCGTCACGGGCGATTACTCGCGCGGGGCGTCCGGCTTCTGGGTCGAGAATGGCGAGATCGCCTACCCCGTCGAGGAAATCACCATCGCCGCCAACCTGCGCGACATGTATGCCAACCTGGTGGCCGTGGGCGCGGACGTGGACCGTCGCTCCCACGTGCTGACCGGATCGTGGCTGGTCGAAACCATGACCATCGCCGGCGAATAG
- a CDS encoding DUF4870 domain-containing protein gives MSTPSDQIPPSTPPPPSPPPYEPPPYDREPTAASSSNDDKNLAMLTHLSGLILSIIVPLVVWLINKDRADKAYLVAESKEALNFQITVLIGYVICWILTIILIGAFLHVVLWILNIVFCIVAAVKVSQTGTYRYPFALRLVS, from the coding sequence ATGAGTACGCCTTCCGATCAGATACCGCCGTCAACCCCGCCGCCGCCATCCCCGCCTCCCTACGAGCCGCCGCCGTACGACCGGGAACCCACCGCGGCGTCGAGCAGCAACGACGACAAGAACCTGGCGATGCTTACGCATCTGTCGGGTCTCATCCTCAGCATCATCGTCCCGCTGGTGGTGTGGCTCATCAACAAGGATCGTGCCGACAAGGCCTACCTCGTCGCCGAGTCGAAAGAAGCCCTGAACTTCCAGATTACCGTGCTTATCGGCTACGTGATCTGCTGGATACTGACGATCATCCTCATCGGTGCGTTCCTGCACGTGGTGCTTTGGATCCTCAACATCGTCTTCTGCATCGTGGCCGCGGTGAAGGTCAGTCAGACGGGTACCTACCGCTATCCGTTCGCGCTGCGCCTGGTCAGCTGA
- the ispA gene encoding (2E,6E)-farnesyl diphosphate synthase produces MPASTDLPAPLKVLAGRADDALARALPAADLAPVELHRAMRYAVLGGGKRLRPLLVYAAGHALGCDGGILDAPACAVEIIHAYSLVHDDLPAMDDDDLRRGRPTCHIAFGEAMAILAGDALQALAFEILSTPYTADDDASARIAMLRTLGAACGAEGMAGGQAFDLSAVGMTLSLEELERMHAYKTGALIRASVRLGALAAGCQDDAVLDRLDRYGHAVGLAFQVRDDILDIEGESAIIGKTAGKDAAADKPTFPSIIGLDASRTRLIALVDDALEAIAPLGPGSEWLAELARYSAHRGH; encoded by the coding sequence ATTCCCGCATCGACTGACCTGCCCGCGCCGCTGAAGGTGCTGGCCGGCCGTGCCGACGACGCGCTCGCGCGTGCGTTGCCGGCCGCCGACCTCGCTCCCGTCGAACTGCATCGCGCCATGCGCTATGCCGTGCTCGGCGGCGGTAAACGCCTGCGTCCGCTGCTGGTCTACGCGGCCGGCCATGCGCTGGGCTGTGACGGTGGCATTCTGGACGCACCCGCATGCGCGGTGGAAATCATCCACGCGTATTCTCTGGTGCACGACGACCTGCCTGCGATGGATGACGACGACCTCCGCCGCGGCCGACCCACGTGCCATATCGCGTTTGGCGAGGCCATGGCGATCCTGGCGGGCGACGCCCTGCAGGCACTGGCCTTCGAGATCCTGTCCACGCCCTATACAGCCGACGACGATGCATCCGCACGCATCGCCATGCTCCGCACCCTGGGCGCCGCCTGTGGCGCCGAGGGCATGGCGGGCGGCCAGGCCTTCGATCTCTCGGCCGTTGGCATGACGCTGTCGCTCGAGGAACTGGAGCGCATGCACGCCTACAAGACCGGCGCACTGATCCGCGCGTCCGTCCGTCTGGGCGCATTGGCCGCCGGCTGCCAGGACGACGCCGTGCTGGACCGGCTGGACCGTTACGGCCACGCCGTGGGTCTCGCCTTCCAGGTACGCGACGACATCCTCGACATCGAAGGCGAGTCGGCGATCATCGGCAAGACCGCCGGCAAGGATGCCGCCGCGGACAAACCCACCTTCCCGTCGATTATCGGCCTGGATGCCTCGCGCACCCGGCTGATCGCACTGGTGGACGATGCCCTCGAGGCCATCGCTCCCCTCGGACCCGGCAGCGAGTGGCTGGCCGAACTGGCCCGCTATTCCGCACACCGCGGGCATTGA
- a CDS encoding exodeoxyribonuclease VII small subunit, protein MPKSSAPAVTASSIAEFEHSLDELEQLVTRMEGGELSLDESLKSFERGIGLYRHCQTALEQAELRVRLLLDPATPETSEPFDSRID, encoded by the coding sequence ATGCCGAAGTCGTCCGCCCCCGCCGTTACCGCCTCCTCGATCGCCGAGTTCGAGCATTCCCTGGACGAGCTCGAGCAACTGGTCACCCGGATGGAAGGTGGCGAGCTCAGCCTGGACGAGTCGCTGAAGTCCTTCGAACGCGGCATCGGCCTCTACCGGCATTGCCAGACGGCGCTGGAACAGGCCGAACTGCGCGTGCGCCTGCTGCTCGATCCCGCCACTCCCGAAACGTCCGAACCCTTTGATTCCCGCATCGACTGA
- the tilS gene encoding tRNA lysidine(34) synthetase TilS, protein MSRSLTDHLAQALDTAPGVSLVVAYSGGPDSTALLHALASHMPRPALRALHVDHGLHADSGAWASHCRRTGDVLGVPVEVARVTVDLSQGEGIEAAARRARHTAFAAALRPGERIVLAHHRDDQVETVLLKLLRGAGPEGLAGMRSLRPLGAGMLWRPLLDLPRAVLLEHVSAHALATLHDPSNDDPLIARGYLRATVVPALLARWPQAATSIAHSARLCLAAANTLRDAWMDALADLDRGEGTLDARGWLALPLAWRAPSLEHWLHTCGLSAPTTAQREQLERQIHEGGAERLPLVGWRDTEVRVWRGRLWAMRRLSGFDPEWSASWHGEPLELPGGGRLTLDGRRLAQPLQVRYRAGGETLRPQGDRHTRELRDLFQQGAVPPWRRPRMPLLWADRELVAVGTRWISERGRRLFDDAGATPVWDEDTGA, encoded by the coding sequence ATGAGCCGCTCCCTGACCGATCATCTGGCCCAGGCGCTCGACACCGCGCCCGGCGTATCGCTGGTGGTCGCCTACAGCGGCGGCCCCGACTCCACCGCCCTGTTGCACGCCCTGGCCAGCCACATGCCACGCCCGGCGCTGCGAGCACTCCACGTCGACCATGGCTTGCACGCCGACAGCGGCGCCTGGGCGTCGCATTGCCGACGCACCGGTGACGTGCTCGGTGTGCCGGTAGAGGTGGCCCGCGTCACGGTGGACCTCAGCCAGGGCGAGGGCATCGAAGCCGCCGCGCGGCGGGCACGCCACACGGCGTTCGCTGCAGCGCTGCGTCCGGGCGAGCGCATCGTGCTTGCCCACCATCGGGACGACCAGGTCGAGACCGTACTGCTGAAACTGCTGCGCGGGGCGGGGCCCGAAGGCCTGGCCGGCATGCGCAGCCTGCGCCCGCTGGGTGCCGGCATGCTCTGGCGGCCCTTGCTCGATCTGCCCCGGGCGGTCCTGCTGGAGCACGTGTCCGCGCACGCGCTGGCCACGCTGCACGACCCTTCCAACGACGACCCGCTGATTGCCCGCGGTTATCTCCGCGCCACGGTGGTGCCGGCGCTGCTCGCGCGCTGGCCACAGGCCGCCACCAGCATTGCCCACAGCGCGCGGCTTTGCCTGGCCGCTGCCAACACCCTGCGCGATGCGTGGATGGACGCCCTGGCCGACCTGGACCGGGGCGAGGGCACGCTGGACGCCCGCGGCTGGCTCGCACTTCCCCTCGCGTGGCGGGCGCCTTCGCTGGAACACTGGCTGCACACCTGCGGGCTGTCCGCGCCGACGACGGCGCAACGCGAGCAACTGGAGCGGCAGATCCACGAAGGCGGCGCCGAACGGCTGCCCCTGGTGGGCTGGCGCGATACGGAGGTGCGGGTATGGCGAGGCCGCCTGTGGGCCATGCGCCGGTTGTCGGGATTCGACCCGGAATGGTCGGCCTCCTGGCATGGCGAGCCGCTGGAGCTGCCCGGTGGTGGCCGTCTCACGCTGGACGGGAGGCGACTGGCCCAGCCGCTGCAGGTGCGCTACCGCGCCGGCGGTGAAACCCTGCGGCCGCAGGGCGATCGTCACACCCGCGAGCTTCGCGACCTGTTCCAGCAGGGAGCCGTGCCACCCTGGCGGCGGCCACGCATGCCGTTGCTATGGGCCGACCGCGAGCTGGTGGCCGTCGGCACCCGCTGGATCAGCGAGCGGGGCCGACGGCTTTTCGACGACGCAGGCGCTACCCCGGTGTGGGACGAGGACACCGGCGCCTGA
- a CDS encoding acetyl-CoA carboxylase carboxyltransferase subunit alpha, which translates to MNPNFLDFEQPIAELEAKIEELRHASSGQAFNIDEEVGRLREKLKIKTAEIFRNLTPWQVSQVSRHPARPYTLDYIQAMCEEFHELKGDRMFADDQAIVGGLARINGRSVMIVGHQKGRDTKSKVKRNFGMPRPEGYRKALRLFKMAERFDIPVLTFIDTAGAWPGINAEERGQSEAIARNLLEMAELRVPIVCTVTGEGGSGGALAIGVGDRTLMLQYSTYSVITPEGCASILWKSADKAKDAAEVMGLTAPRLLENGLIDKVVREPLGGAHRNPQAMAVRLKAVLLNELDALQSLPVDTLLENRYKRLRGYGAFTEG; encoded by the coding sequence ATGAATCCCAACTTCCTTGATTTCGAACAACCCATTGCCGAGCTGGAAGCGAAGATCGAAGAACTTCGGCACGCCAGCAGCGGCCAGGCGTTCAACATCGACGAGGAAGTGGGCCGCCTGCGCGAGAAGCTGAAGATCAAGACCGCCGAGATCTTCCGCAACCTCACGCCATGGCAGGTCAGCCAGGTGTCGCGCCACCCGGCGCGCCCGTATACCCTCGATTACATCCAGGCCATGTGCGAAGAGTTCCACGAGCTCAAGGGCGACCGCATGTTCGCGGACGACCAGGCCATCGTGGGTGGCCTGGCCCGCATCAACGGCCGCTCGGTCATGATCGTCGGCCACCAGAAGGGCCGCGATACCAAGTCAAAGGTCAAGCGCAACTTCGGCATGCCGCGCCCCGAGGGCTACCGCAAGGCGTTGCGCCTGTTCAAGATGGCCGAGCGATTCGATATCCCCGTGCTCACCTTCATCGACACGGCCGGCGCCTGGCCGGGCATCAACGCGGAAGAACGCGGCCAGTCGGAAGCCATCGCCCGCAACCTGCTCGAGATGGCCGAGTTGCGTGTGCCGATCGTCTGCACCGTCACCGGCGAAGGCGGTTCCGGTGGCGCGCTGGCCATCGGCGTCGGCGACCGCACGCTCATGCTGCAGTACTCCACCTACTCGGTGATCACGCCCGAAGGCTGCGCCTCCATCCTGTGGAAGAGCGCCGACAAGGCCAAGGATGCCGCCGAGGTCATGGGCCTGACCGCACCGCGCCTGCTCGAGAACGGGCTGATCGACAAGGTAGTGCGCGAGCCGCTCGGCGGCGCACACCGCAACCCGCAGGCCATGGCGGTGCGCCTGAAGGCCGTGCTGCTCAACGAGCTCGACGCGCTGCAAAGCCTGCCGGTCGACACCCTCCTCGAGAACCGTTACAAGCGCCTGCGCGGTTATGGTGCCTTCACCGAAGGGTGA
- the dnaE gene encoding DNA polymerase III subunit alpha produces the protein MSVRFAHLHLHSEYSLVDSTIRIKQLVAACVRTGMPAVALTDENNMFGLVKFYKQCMAAGVKPIAGCDVWISSPDDPRPWRLTLICQDRDGYLNLSRLVSRAWREGQGTGRALVDAAWMHPESVRGLIAIAGRESDVARVALTAGLPAATLRLAFLQRLFPDRLYLELTRTGRENEENWVRAAMKLAGDHELPVLASNDVRFLEREGFDSHEARTCINQGRVLADPKRPKDYSEEQYFKSPDDMEALFADIPEALENTIELVKRCNLVLEFGTYYLPDFPVPEGHTLDTFIRAQAQKGLDERLEQHPLAAGKTREDYQARLDREVDVIIGMGFPGYFLIVADFIGWAKDNGIPVGPGRGSGAGSLVAWVLKITDLDPLQFELLFERFLNPERVSMPDFDIDFCMDRRDEVIDYVSRKYGRDHVSQIITYGSMAAKAVLRDSGRVLGMGYGQVDRLAKLIPNRPLDLTLGDALGRTEKSKKEPDRIVREFCDVYEQEEEPRQLIDLALSLEGLTRNAGKHAGGVVIAPTPLTDFAPLYCEASGEGVVTQYDKDDVEAVGLVKFDFLGLRTLTIIDWAVKAINKRRAKEGTEPLVIESLPLDDPKVYDLLKKAQTVAVFQLESRGMQGMLKDAQADRFEDIIALVALYRPGPMDLIPSFCARKHGRESVDYPDPRVEPILKETYGIMVYQEQVMQMAQIVGGYTLGGADLLRRAMGKKKAEEMVKHRATFRDGAAKDGIEGHKADAIFDLMEKFAGYGFNKSHAAAYALVSYQTAWLKAHYPAEFMAATISSDMDNTEKAVTFLDETRAIGIQVLPPDVNASDWMFEAVEPRVIRYGLGAIKGVGQGICEEIVAERRAKGPFRGLVDFCQRVGSNKLNKRTMEALVQSGALDALGENRATLVKHIPEAMRAADQEAKNRASGQVDIFGNAFGAAEAPSIIELSGSVPEWPLEQLLQGEHDTLGHYLSGHPTDPWKAELAQLGSCPIGEIPQRYQPPKPRRNDDDENANRFRRGPDTPWVVAGMVVGMRKRGESDAFVQIEDATGMLETSFFREVFTDAASLLTRGSMIVVEGGLRIDDFAGGYQLRARKAYALSDAMEHFGRLLTLKLNGVGPEFNQHLRQALMGYRGGRTPLMLAGYRNADGQASFELGEAWRVRALPDLVRTLRALPGVLGTELRIVRPSD, from the coding sequence ATGTCCGTCCGTTTCGCCCATCTGCACCTGCACAGCGAATATTCGCTGGTCGACTCGACCATCCGCATCAAGCAGCTGGTCGCGGCCTGCGTACGCACGGGCATGCCCGCCGTCGCGCTGACGGACGAGAACAACATGTTCGGGCTGGTGAAGTTCTACAAGCAGTGCATGGCCGCCGGCGTCAAGCCGATCGCCGGCTGCGACGTGTGGATATCCAGCCCCGACGATCCGCGTCCCTGGCGGCTCACCCTGATCTGCCAGGATCGCGACGGCTACCTCAACCTTTCACGGCTGGTATCCCGCGCCTGGCGCGAAGGCCAGGGCACGGGCCGCGCGCTGGTCGATGCCGCCTGGATGCACCCGGAAAGCGTGCGTGGCCTGATCGCCATCGCCGGCCGCGAGAGCGACGTCGCTCGGGTGGCGCTGACCGCCGGACTGCCCGCCGCCACGCTGCGCCTGGCTTTCCTGCAACGCCTGTTTCCCGACCGTCTCTACCTCGAGTTGACCCGCACGGGTCGCGAGAACGAAGAGAACTGGGTGCGCGCCGCCATGAAGCTGGCCGGCGACCACGAACTGCCGGTGCTCGCCAGCAACGACGTGCGCTTCTTGGAGCGCGAGGGATTCGATTCGCACGAGGCGCGCACCTGCATCAATCAGGGCCGCGTGCTGGCCGATCCGAAACGGCCGAAGGACTACAGCGAAGAGCAATACTTCAAGTCGCCCGACGACATGGAAGCCTTGTTCGCCGACATCCCCGAAGCGCTCGAGAACACCATCGAGCTGGTCAAGCGCTGCAACCTGGTCCTGGAATTCGGCACGTACTACCTGCCCGACTTTCCCGTGCCCGAGGGCCACACGCTCGACACCTTCATCCGCGCGCAAGCGCAGAAGGGGCTGGACGAACGACTCGAGCAGCATCCGCTGGCGGCCGGCAAGACGCGTGAGGACTACCAGGCGCGACTGGACCGCGAAGTCGACGTCATCATCGGCATGGGCTTCCCCGGCTACTTCCTGATCGTGGCCGACTTCATCGGCTGGGCAAAGGACAACGGCATTCCCGTAGGCCCCGGTCGCGGTTCCGGTGCGGGCTCGCTGGTGGCCTGGGTACTGAAGATCACCGACCTGGACCCGCTCCAGTTCGAGCTGCTGTTCGAGCGCTTCCTCAATCCCGAGCGCGTGTCGATGCCCGACTTCGACATCGACTTCTGCATGGACCGCCGCGACGAGGTGATCGACTACGTCTCGCGCAAGTACGGCCGCGACCACGTCAGCCAGATCATCACCTACGGCTCGATGGCCGCCAAGGCCGTGCTGCGCGATTCCGGCCGCGTGCTGGGCATGGGTTACGGCCAGGTGGATCGCTTGGCCAAGCTGATCCCCAACCGCCCGCTCGACCTCACCTTGGGCGATGCGCTCGGCCGCACGGAAAAATCGAAGAAAGAACCCGACCGCATCGTCAGGGAGTTCTGCGATGTCTACGAGCAGGAAGAAGAACCGCGCCAGCTGATCGACCTGGCACTCAGCCTCGAAGGCCTCACCCGTAACGCCGGCAAGCATGCCGGTGGCGTGGTGATCGCGCCCACGCCGCTGACCGATTTCGCCCCGCTGTATTGCGAAGCCAGCGGCGAAGGCGTCGTCACGCAGTACGACAAGGACGACGTGGAAGCGGTGGGCCTGGTCAAGTTCGACTTCCTCGGCCTGCGCACGCTCACCATCATCGACTGGGCCGTGAAGGCCATCAACAAGCGCCGGGCGAAGGAAGGCACCGAGCCGCTGGTGATCGAGTCGCTGCCGCTGGACGATCCGAAGGTCTACGACCTGCTGAAGAAGGCGCAGACGGTCGCGGTGTTCCAGCTGGAGTCGCGCGGCATGCAGGGCATGCTCAAGGACGCGCAGGCCGACCGTTTCGAAGACATCATCGCGCTGGTGGCGCTGTACCGCCCCGGCCCGATGGATCTCATCCCCAGCTTCTGCGCGCGCAAGCACGGGCGCGAATCGGTCGATTACCCCGATCCGCGCGTCGAGCCCATCCTGAAAGAGACCTACGGCATCATGGTCTACCAGGAGCAGGTGATGCAGATGGCGCAGATCGTCGGCGGTTACACACTCGGCGGCGCCGATCTGCTTCGCCGCGCCATGGGCAAGAAAAAAGCCGAGGAGATGGTCAAGCACCGTGCGACGTTCCGCGACGGTGCGGCCAAGGACGGGATCGAGGGCCACAAGGCCGACGCGATCTTCGACCTCATGGAAAAATTCGCGGGCTACGGCTTCAACAAGTCGCATGCCGCCGCCTATGCGCTGGTCTCCTACCAGACCGCCTGGCTGAAGGCGCACTACCCGGCCGAGTTCATGGCCGCGACCATCTCCTCGGACATGGACAACACCGAGAAGGCGGTGACCTTCCTCGACGAGACGCGCGCCATCGGCATCCAGGTACTGCCGCCCGACGTCAACGCCTCCGACTGGATGTTCGAAGCCGTCGAGCCCCGCGTGATCCGTTACGGCCTGGGCGCCATCAAGGGCGTGGGCCAGGGGATCTGCGAGGAGATCGTCGCCGAGCGCCGGGCGAAGGGGCCGTTCCGCGGCCTGGTCGATTTCTGCCAGCGGGTCGGCTCCAACAAGCTCAACAAGCGCACGATGGAAGCCCTGGTGCAGTCCGGCGCGTTGGACGCCTTGGGCGAGAACCGCGCCACCCTGGTCAAGCACATTCCCGAGGCCATGCGCGCCGCCGACCAGGAAGCGAAAAACCGCGCTTCCGGCCAGGTCGACATCTTCGGCAACGCCTTCGGCGCGGCCGAGGCGCCCAGCATCATCGAACTGTCCGGTTCGGTGCCGGAGTGGCCGCTGGAACAGCTGTTGCAGGGCGAGCACGACACTCTCGGCCATTACCTCTCGGGCCACCCCACCGACCCGTGGAAGGCGGAACTGGCCCAGCTGGGTAGCTGCCCCATCGGCGAGATTCCCCAGCGCTACCAGCCGCCCAAACCGCGCCGCAACGATGACGACGAGAACGCCAATCGCTTCCGCCGCGGGCCGGATACGCCCTGGGTGGTCGCCGGCATGGTGGTCGGCATGCGCAAGCGCGGCGAGAGTGACGCCTTCGTGCAGATCGAAGACGCCACCGGCATGCTGGAAACCAGCTTCTTCCGCGAGGTGTTCACCGATGCGGCCTCCCTGCTCACCCGCGGCAGCATGATCGTGGTCGAGGGCGGCCTGCGCATCGACGACTTCGCCGGCGGCTATCAGCTGCGGGCCCGCAAGGCCTATGCGCTGTCCGACGCCATGGAGCATTTCGGCCGGCTGCTCACGCTCAAACTCAACGGGGTGGGGCCGGAATTCAACCAGCACCTGCGCCAGGCGCTTATGGGCTATCGCGGCGGCCGCACGCCATTGATGCTGGCCGGCTACCGCAACGCGGACGGCCAGGCCAGCTTCGAACTGGGCGAAGCGTGGCGGGTGCGCGCCCTGCCGGACCTGGTACGCACGCTGCGCGCGCTGCCGGGCGTGCTGGGCACGGAGTTGCGCATCGTGCGACCGTCGGACTGA
- a CDS encoding NUDIX hydrolase, which produces MPISPLPHASPVPADASEPEEVLHKAKWLTLKRRGRWEYAERNNPGGAVIILAVTPDDKVVFVEQYRVSILKNTIEMPAGLVGDLAGAEDEDVLLAASRELEEETGYACGRIEFVHDGPSSAGMSTEMIAFARAWDLERVGKGGGDETENIIVHEVPRAEAGKWLFDRAKEGFSIDAKLFAGLWFIEHPEAHMR; this is translated from the coding sequence ATGCCGATCAGCCCGCTGCCCCACGCCTCGCCCGTTCCCGCCGACGCCAGCGAGCCGGAAGAGGTCCTGCACAAGGCGAAGTGGCTGACCCTGAAGCGGCGTGGGCGCTGGGAATACGCCGAACGGAACAACCCGGGCGGTGCCGTGATCATTCTCGCGGTCACGCCGGACGACAAGGTCGTGTTCGTCGAGCAGTACCGCGTGTCGATCCTGAAGAACACCATCGAGATGCCGGCGGGCCTGGTCGGCGACCTGGCCGGCGCCGAGGACGAGGACGTGCTGCTGGCCGCCAGCCGTGAACTCGAAGAAGAAACCGGCTATGCCTGCGGCCGCATCGAGTTCGTGCACGACGGCCCGTCGTCGGCAGGCATGAGCACCGAGATGATCGCCTTCGCCCGCGCATGGGACCTGGAACGCGTCGGCAAGGGCGGCGGCGACGAGACGGAAAACATCATCGTGCACGAAGTGCCGCGCGCCGAGGCCGGCAAGTGGCTGTTCGACCGCGCGAAGGAGGGCTTCTCCATCGACGCCAAGCTGTTCGCGGGCCTCTGGTTCATCGAGCACCCCGAAGCGCACATGCGCTGA